The Meriones unguiculatus strain TT.TT164.6M chromosome 14, Bangor_MerUng_6.1, whole genome shotgun sequence sequence agatagcTAAGAACTGGGTCATTGTTATAATTCTGAAAGCCAAAGCTGTGTTTTCATGTGATCCATTTCCTCCAGCTAGGCATCTGCCAAAGGTTTCAAGGCCCCAGTAAAGTGCCATAAGCTGGAAACCACCAGActcatttagttttgttttaatttgttttgtttttttatttatgacTCCTTTGTGTATGAAATTGTAATGCAATGTTAGTAGACAGGCATATGAAGTAGGTGTTCAAATgaaatatttgttatttataaatCAGAGATCTACTTAAAAATAATTggtgaatatataaatttaccATTTATTAAACATGAAAGTTAGTTTGTATATTAGTAAAATGGGCAtacttatttttacataaaagatTAAACATTAACTAAATATGTAATAATGCACCATACAGAGAATCAATGTGGTTTTCTAGTTTGTAAATTAGAGAACATCACATACATCAGTAGAACTAGGTAGAAATAAAGTTAGGATCATTTCATAAGTTGttacaatatttttctttatcGCAACCCAATAATcattgaaggatttttttttaaaaaataaaatacaagtcAGTAAATCAGGCAATTTTTAATGGTAAACTCTAACACTACAATTCAAAGATAAGTTAATTTGGTACTTACATGATGAATGACACTCGAAAAACAGAAAAGTCTGGTTCCACAATTAAGTCATTATTTTCAAAACAGCAGGAAATTCTGGGTCCTTAGTAAAAGGACTTCAATTTGCAGGATACAGAAAGTTGTGTGTGAGCTGAGGTGCTTCAGTGAACTGTTATTTAGCACTGAGTGGCATGACTTCACAAGCAATGCACAAGTTGTATGATCAGAACAAAGTCGAGGTACAGTTAAATCATATGATACAACAAGGGTAAGTGATGTCAGAAGCATGAAAATCAATGGACATatacagctgaaagcacagataccaacctcctgcctcagcgttCTAAATGATAAcactttttttcatattttttaaaatataaatccaCAATGAAAAAATTACTGAGTAAGCATACAAAGAAATAGTCTTAATTGTAAAATAGTTACATTTTAAGCAGTGTTattacaaaaatcaaaagcattaAAATCATATACATTGTAAAACCGTAAGCAAATGTATTCTTTCGGAAAACATCAATATACTATAAACTAAGTCTGCAGCATTGGTAAAGTTTACAGTAGACTAATGCATCCTAGTTTATGTTCACCTAAGTCTCCGATAGAACAAAATAGAGTCCTGAAAACTCTACTCGTAGTAAATAGTATTCATAGgtagaatatttattttatgccaAATCTTTTTTTGATACATATTTATTGGTACTATTCCGAAAATATGTAATGAAGGAGCATTCCATAGACTAGTGGAGTCTTGAACTTACACCATGTAGCCTAAGTGTGTGGTTGTCtacattataaaaatatgtaCACTGTGATTAGGAAATTATCTAACAATCTATACTGGCAACTATTTCTGCTGTTAAAAGTTCATGTATACACTTAGAGAACTTTCATCTCAGTGTTTTCCTGCAAAAGAAATGGAAATTCATGACCTAGGAACCTTGTCATTTCTCTTGATAGTGGGACTAAGAATTAAACTGGGAGACTAGAGCTAAACAAATgagttacttatttttttttttttttaatttctattgagACTGGTCTCACTAAGTTTTTTGGGCAAGCCCTAGACTTGCTATCACTTACCTCAAAACCAGAGTACCCAAGAGTACAGGCCTAGACTATCAGGTGCAGCTGAGAGCTTCTTTAAACACAAATCACATGAAACTTTTAGTATGCTTTGCTTCAGCATTTCAACACACATAAATTTGTAGGATCTTTTTCCATGTGGACTTATCACATGATTGTTAGTGTGGTTAAAATACACGCTTTACTTTCCAAACTGCAGTAGTTTCAATCCAGTATGTTTCTATATGACTACCTCCATTAGCTTATGAATCTGAGTGGATGTCTAGGAAACGAAACATCATATTCCATTCACTCATGGGTCTTGACACCAGATATTTTcatgtcttcaaatgaaattgaAGGTCTTAACACATCTCAGATTcatgaaattttcttcagtgagtcCTTCCAAGCTTTCCatagcaaacaacaacaaaaaaactaaagacTTCACCATCTGTTTTATATTCATTAGCTCTTTTCCCAGTACTTCCACACAGTTGAAGAGAGCTAGAAATTCTAAAATGTGATTGCATGTTTGTTTGCATTCATAGAGATTTTTTCCTCAGGTATGTGttttttcatgtctttgaagGGAACGGTAACATGTAAAGGCCTTACTACAAGTCTTTGcattcacagggtttctctccgGTGTGAGATCTTTCATGAATTTGAAGTAAATATGGATAAATGAAGGATTTActacattgtttacattcataacgttttcCCCCAGCCATTTTATGCCTCTGAAGGGAACTACGACTTAtcaaagctttaccacactgtttacattcatagggtttttcctGCATGATTTTTTTCATGCATTTGAAGGGAACTGTGACTTCggaaggctttatcacattgcttacattcgtaaggtttttCTCcggtgtgagttctttcatgtaacTGAAGAGAACTTGAACAACTGGGAattttaccacactgtttacactCATAGAAACCACTGTGCGTTTTTTCATGTATTTGAAGATAACCAGCACTTTTGAAGGTTTTGCCACATCCttcacattcatagggtttttcacCAGCATGCGTTCTTTCATGTGCTTGAAGGAGACTATGACATCGGAAGGTTTTCCCACACTTTGTACATCGATAATGCTTTTCTCCAGCATGGGCTCTTTTGTGTAactgaaggaaactgaggcctttgaatgctttaccacattgtaCACATTCATACGGTTTTTCTCCACTATGTATTCTTTCATGTCCTTGAAGGAAAGAGGGACAAGTGAAGGCTTTACTGAATACCACACATTTATAGGGTTTTTCTGCAGTATGAGACTTCTCATGCTTTTCAAGTAAATACTGATAAATGAAGGActtaccacattgtttacattcatatggttttcCTTCAGCATGAGTTTTTTCATGTACCTGAAAATTACTGAGATGCctaaaggttttaccacattgttCACATTTGTAggatttttctccagtatgaactCTTTCATGTACTTGAAGGGAATTGGAAGAACTGAGGGTTGcgccacactgtttacattcatagaaACCACTATGAGTTTTTTCATGTATTCGAAGATTACTGAGACTTTTGAAGGCTTTACTACATTGTTTACAAGCATGAAGCTTTTCACTAGCGTGGGTCCTTTCATGTACTTGAAGTAAACTATGATATTTGAAGGCCTTACCACATAgtttacattcatggggtttttcACCAGTGTGAATTATTTCATGTACTCGAAGACGACTGAGACCTCTGAAGGCTCTACCACAGTGCTTACATGCATAAGGGTTTTCTCCAGTATGGGTTCGTTCATGTAGTTGAAGGGAACTCGAGCAGCTGAGAGTTttcccacactgtttacattcgtaaggtttttCTTCAGTGTAAGTCCTTTCATGTACTTGAAGATAAATGAAACCcctgaaggctttcccacactgtttaCACACAAAGGACTTTTCACCCGTGTGTGTCCTTCTATGTAACTGCAGAGCACTAGAACAACTGAGAGTTttcccacactgtttacattcatagggcttttcCTCAGTGTGACTTCCTTCATGTATCCGAAGGTAACTGAGACTTCTGAAAGCTTTGTcacattgtttacatttatagggtttctcacCCGTGTGTGTTCTTATATGAACTTGAAGTAAACATGGATAAatgaaggatttaccacattgtttacattcataaggtttcccCCAACATGAGAAACTTTATGTCTTTGACAGGAACGTGGATCTTTAAAGTCTTTACCATACTGTTTACATGCATAGGGCTTTTCTTCATAGTGAAtcctttcatgtctttgaaggaAAGAGGGACATAGGAAGGCCTTACTACAGAtcttacatttatagggtttctttCCAATATGAGATCGTTCATGTAACTGAAGAGCACTATGACCTCTGAAGGTTTTGCTGCAATTTTTGCATTTGTAGGGCTTTTccccagtgtgagttctttcatgtcttCGAAGGAAAGAGGGGCACAGGAAGGCTTTGCTACATATACTACATTTATATGGTTTCTCCCCACTGTGAGACCTTGCATGTAATCGAAGGGAACTATGACCTCTGAAAGCTTTGCCACACTGCTTATACTCATAGGGTTTTCCctcagtatgaattctttcatgcctttgcAGGAAAGAAGAACAGCTAAAGGCTTTACTGCATaaattacatttatagggtttctctccagtatgagatCTTTCATGGGTTTGAAGTAAATAGGGATAAATGAAGGACTTGCCACACTGTTTACACTCATAGGGTTTCTTCCCAGCATGAGCTATTTTATGTCTTTGAAGGGAACTGTGGCTTCGCAgagctttaccacattgtttacattcatagggtatTTCTCCtgtatgagttctttcatgtattcAAAGATTACTGAAAACTCTAAAAGGCTTAGCACATTGCTTACATTTATAGGGGTTTTCTCCTGTATGAGTTCTTTTGTGTCTTtgtaggaaagaagaagaaagaaacgcTTTACTGCATATCTTACATTTATAAGGCTTCCCTTCTGTATGATACCTTTCATGCATTTTAAGTAAATAGCGATAAATGAATgatttaccacactgtttacattcatgtGTTTTTGCCCCAGCATGAATTATTCCAGGTCTTTGAAGGGAATTGTGACATTCTGAAGCTTTAATACACTGTATACAGTCaaaatctttttttccattaggAGTTCCACTGTGAAATGGCAGGTAACTCAAAGAACTCGGAGTTGTACCACATGGTTTACATTCTGAAGAGTTTTCTTCGGTGTGAGTTCCTCCATGTTTGCAAAGTGAGCTGGGACAAATAAAGGCTGTTTTACGTATATTGTACTCATGGGGTTGTTCTCCACTGTGTATTTGCTTATGTATTCCACATGAGCTTGGGAAACAAAGGATTCTGAATATGTCTCATATTCATAAGCTCCAAGCACAGTGTGGGTTCCCACATATGTGTGAATAGATGTGCGAGAGCTGGAGTGATATTGCTTCTTTCTGTATTCCTCAAGCTCATGTCCTCTGTATCTCGACTGAGATATAATGTTCCTATGAAAGGATGAATAATACATGAAAACTTTCTTATACAAATCACATTCACATAGTTTCACTCAAGTAAAAAATTTTGGACTTCTATTGACATTTGATTTCTTGAAGGTTCCTCCAAATATAACACCTTCTTTATTCTCATAGACTAAATCTAGCATTTGAGTTCTGTAAACACTGACAGGCACATTACTAACGGTTGTTTCACTGATGACTATTTAGTCATTAGTAGGTTTTAGATTCCAACTATTCCCTAAATCAGGGAAAGTGTACGCATTCTGTGATATCTAAATGTTTTCATACTAAATTGGCGATACTGCAATATGGCTCTTAAAGCTATTATCAAACAGCAAAGATCATACAAATGTTTTTCTTAGTACTGTTTCCAAGTGAACTTTCTTAACATGGAATTACATATTTTctgggatttgttgttgttggttttctttctttctttttgttttgttttgttttgtttttttgagacagggtttctctgtgtagccttggctattctagacttgttttgtagaccaggctggcctcaaaatcacagagatctgcttgcttctgcctcactGACTGCCAGAATTACaggcgtatgccaccatgcctggactgtGAAATTTTTCTAatggtaaataatttaaatcTGTGTTTGCCTTAACTTGTTCAGAAATTTTCCTAACATATTGATATTCTCTCAAAAGGTATTTTCTTCAACTAATACATATAAGTTACCTTAGATTTATCTCAGGTTGCTTATACTGGTCTTCAATGGTCTGGTACTCTGATTTGATTCCTAAAAcgcagacccagaaaaaaaaattacaaattattAAAAACTACAAATAACTGTTAAGTATATAGGGTTAATGCACATTGTACCCAGGCTTCTTTTATTCACATAATTCTTCCCTTTCCACATTCTAAATTACATAATGAAGGAACACTTGCTGTCTAATTGACAAATTAAAGGAATATCAACAATCTTACCTACAGAAGCAAGATTGCTGCAGATTTCTAGCATTACATTAATGTACAGGTTCTTCTGAGAAGGATGTAGCAAAGTCCACTCTTCCTGGGTGAAGTTCACAGCCACATCCTCAAAGGTCATTGAGTCCTAAAACATCCTATATGAGTGCATaagaaaagtgaagaaactgACACACTATATATAATTGATAAGATTTTCATATAATTCTGCAGTCTCCAAACTTTTATTTAATGACAGAAGAGTTCTTATGCTAGGACTGACATATTCAGATAGAAAATAGGGAAGTAGGAACTCTTGTCTCATTACTGCCTTCAGGGATTGGAAACTGGGTcacttcagtttctctttctagGATAGATTATCTGCTATCTCTGATAACAAAGCCCTACTGAATGGTGTACAAAACAGACTACAGTCGAGAGGTTAATTTTTCTTAGAAATTTTTCTTAGAACTTCCTGGGCAAAAATAGGAGCTTCACTGATATAAGAACATCTAATATTGTAGGAGACATTACCAACATAAATGTACCAACAATCTTCTGTAGGTAAGATTGTTGATATTCCTTTAATTTGTCACTCAGTCTAAATGGTTCAGGGAAACATTTGACATTTTTTGAACCCTTGTTGGATTTCTAAATGTTTCATACACAACAATAATGAAAGAATCCATCCCACAATACACTTAGGACAATAATCCTAATGAATTTCACACGAGTTGTTAAAACTTGTTAAATGGGGAATTACATCTATGCTATGTGACTGTGGCAGAGGAAATATTAAAATCCTGAGAGCAGTTTCCACCTATCCAAATTTAATAAGACAGTATTTGTGAGAGGTGATCAATAATGACCccaaaagaataatttttaatattttcatatattcttctgtttgtttgagacagggtttctctgtttagccttggctgtcctgtactcactttgtaaaccagtctggcctcgaaatCAGAGAACGTCCTACATCTGCCTCCTCAAGAGCTgtcattaaaggcatgcaccaccatacccagctcataTATTCTTTGATAACTTTACACATatattgtgtatgtatatatgtatcctATTCTGGTGGAAACCATGGCTCTGTTCCAGGGAAGAGCATCTGAGTTCTTTATGGATGGATCTCTTTGTGGGAAGCACCCAAGTACAAGGACCGGTTTAGCAAGGACTGGTTTGACAGAatctgcagccttggctgtttCTCCGGGTACTGGCTGTGGAGTGATTTCTTTCCTCTAGTACAACATTACGTACGGTCTTGACAGCTTTTCATTTCACTTTGTCTGTAGTGGGTACAGCAAAGACACAATAGAAATATAACAATTCTAAGGTGTATGTATTAGAAATACTTAAAAGGATTGAGATGATGATTCCTGTAGCAATTCAGAATCAAGAAAAGTTTTGAGAAAGTCAAAATAGAAACCATAGTTTCTTGAGGCACATAattattctggaaaaaaaaagcacgtagtagggcctggagagatggctcaggggttacaaatactggctgttcttccaaagatcctgagttcaattcccagcaaccacatggtggctcataaccatctataatgagatctggtgtcctatTTTGACCTGCAGGTACACATGTGAAATAGAAGTTTCTGCTTTCTGTGAAGAcccagttttgtcatgtgatgtttagCTGCAAACTGTCTTGTGACAGGgaacgtgatgttttgctggaggctggcttatgagagggcatgtgatgtttgcTATGATCTTTCACATGAGAGGgacatgactttggccagctgtaAACATCCgtaggtggactctgaggagaggcaATATATAGAAGCTCACAGAaagtgagacattgctttttaCATCAACATAACTGTGCTGATCTTCTTGCTTTGGCACTTGAAtctgcagagagaaatgttctaGAGAATTTCTTGGGGCAATCCAATTGAGTCTTGTGGGTTTCGCTGAgttgtcctgatcttctgaattGTGCTGACTCGTGTTGCGGCTTGATGGTGGCCTTTGTACTGGATTGCTGGTATCCTGACGAATGAGTTCAGTAATTCCCTAATGttccattgaccctaatcagcaggaagtaggtaaaagacgtctacagcccttttccctactaatctcctacctaaggtcatGGGGTTTTGAAGGGAGGTAagggtgtttaagaaccctaaataaagtaggttcgtgaaaaatctaagcctacacacatgcaggcagaataccatataaataataaataaataaatctttaaaacaaagcaCCATAGTATACTCTGATTCAGAAAGCAGCTCTTGCAAAGAATGGATTAAAGAAGTTAATGAGTACACATAAACATGAGGGCATCAGAGGACTCATCTGTATAGGTGCCAGAACCTCAGGCAGTTAGAAAATAGGAAAAGTTGGCAAAGAGCAAACCAGCTCTTGTGCCAACAGAACAAATTTCCTTATCTTAGCTCCAGCTGTGCAAAACAGAAATATAGACATTGTCAGAGAAGATTTAGATAAAACTTGTACTAGTGTTTAAGGTACAGTATGCTCACCACAATGACCATGGAGATGTGCTTAACTATGAGACCACAAAATTAAACATCTGCCTAGGGAAAATAAAGTATTTGAGAAAGAaacttatgaaaaaaaaacattcagagaTTCATTATCTACTTTCTTGGAACATATCTGAGGAAATAAAGCTGAAAGGGTATgtattgtgactttgaactgaaatAGAGAGGCTTGAGCTATTTGGGATCATCTCCTTAACAGCAAGTTGGTGCTCATCTCCTGCATTACACCTACACTACATCTCTATTCTCGGGGTCTTTGAACCCGCAGGAGCTCGACTCCAACAATATTCACCTGCAACTACCTCTtccactccctcctcccaatACATGACCCCCACCCCATCTTTATGTTCtcctcactttttgtttgtttttaaagaattatttttattctatgtgcagagaagttttgcctgcatatatttcTACGTATCACATTTATGTGGTGCccgtagaagccagaagaggcataggatcctctggaactggagttacggacatCTACTAtgcggatgctgggaaccaaacctcagTCTTCTACAAgagtaacaaatgctcttactgACTGAGCCAAGTCTCCAGCCCCTTGCTTTTGATTTGCTTTTATTAACCCAGAATCCAATTGGTGCTACCTGCATGTATACCAACAAACTACTAGcatccacacacccaaagaaaaaTTAATCTCCTCCACGAGCAGCTATCAATTGACAATAGTTCCTGAGAGAGGAACGGAGTCTCGTTAGCTTATGATTTTATGCTAGTATTGTTGACTGGCTTGATTTTGTGCAGGTCTTATGCAAATAGCCATaggttctgtgagttcatatcatatttagaagacagcatttcacagcattcCACCATATACCCAGATACCATGTTCTTCATAATCCCTCTTTGGTCATGTTCCATAAGCCTTGCACTAATAGCAAGTTTTTAATAGCCATTCAGTAAAAgtcaaaggaaagagaaaaattagaTAGCATATATTTTTACTAGAACTCAAAAGTAGCTGGGTATGTTATGTGCTATAGTTCCAGCTACCGGAGAACCTGAGATGTAGGATCACTTGACCCAGAAGCTCAAAGCCTGCCTGCAATGATGCTTACctcaggagggagagaagggaaaagagaagtcaGTGTCACTAAAATCCCATCTCTTCTAAATTATACCTTTATAAAAATCATAAACCTCAAAGTTCTTAAAAGCTACCAAATCTACATTTCTGATCCTACTAGTAACACAAGTGTCTAGCAATTATCAGAGTCTTCTGAGCAATAGTGTGACTTACCTAACAATGATGAAGAGTATTTGAAATACATTGCAGACATAAAAGgaccaaaaataaaagcaaatagcCAGAATTTATCAGGCTGAAATTTGGAATATCAAatcaagacaaaaccaaattccAACTGTGCCACGTCTGGGATCCAGTCATGATCTTCTGAACTCTGCCTTCTGCAGCACACATAGCTTGTCTTCTAGGCTCCAGCTGGCTCCACCCAACTGCTgatgctgttcttggtggtcatcgcACTGTACCAGCATCTTCAAAACACTGGGATCTTCTGCTGAAATCAGGTTGTGCTTTCACCAATAGGCTCTCATAGGCTCTcttcatggtgccaagcctcagcttcttTGCACGGCCCCTTCAGTCCTGTGCCTTCAGCTGCCACTGAGGCTACACCATCACCAATGGCCTCCCCTGGACTTTCACAGTATCAAGCCCTAGCTGCTCTCCATGATCCCTTCTTGCCTTCCAAACCAATACCACCTTGGTGACTTTTACACTACCAAGTTTGGCTGCCACTGAGGTACAATCTTGGCCACTTCTGGAATACAGCTTCAGTGTGCTGTCAGGAAACACAGGAtgtcagtgatgctggtctcttcttaatcaccgCTAATTTCTTAGCTCTTGCCAACTGGTATCAAGTATCCCAACAGAGCAAAGTTTTGCTTTAGTAGTTCTGGTACCTGTGTTAGTCACAGTTGATTCTTCAGTCCCAGCTAACCAGAACCCcaaatattaactcaaaataagAAGTGCCCCATTTCCCTCTGAATCTTTAGGACCCAGGCCTCCATCCTCTGCACTGCTCACTATTCTTGTCTTCCAAGCTCCCACAGAACATCCCAGGAAGCTCTCAACACTCAATGACTTTTCTGGCCAAAAGTTCCAAAGTCTTTTCACAATCCTCCCCCAAACATGGTCAGTTCTGTCACAGCAAGACCCCACTATGCCGGGAgcaacttgtcttagttagggtttttattgctgtgatgaaacatacCATGACCCAAAAGGaaaatgggaaggaaagggtttacttggcttacccTTCCACATTGTTCATCACCAATCAAAGTCACAACAGGAACTCAAATGGGGCAGAATACTGACACAGAGGCCATAGacaggtgctgcttactggcatgCTGCCCaagacttgctcagcctgctgctAGGCGGTGTTCAGGAGGAACAGCAAAACAGCTTTAGAATTCATGGAATGCAGCCCAAAGTTAGCACAACCATGATGGGTATGCCCTAGAGAGGCAGAGCCCTGAGGATGCTGTGTCCTGAGGACTTCATGCTGTTGTAGTTTTGCTCGGCTTACTGTTTACATGCTCACCATATCCTTCATTATCTATTAGTTGTATGAAAATTCTATGGGGACTTTCACTCCCTCACTAGGCAGTATCATTTGCACTTACAATAATAGTGATTGATCTTTTTCAAACATTGccactggagcagattaatgttTCATCCTCCCCCCTCAGAAAGAACTTAAGAGATGGAGGTTGTTATCAATGACCACTACCCTTAAAAAAATTTGGAGAAGCAGATTGTTAGTAAAGTTAGAGTATGATGTTTTGTTAATAGTTCTGATGTGGAAAATCTTAGGGAACAACCTGAAGTTCAAAAAGGCACACTCTTCATAGTTGAGCTAGGGATTTTTGGGGGTCAGGGAACAAGAACAATGGCAGTCCAACTGGTACTAGCTGAGGTTCCTCTTGCTGAAGCTGGGCTGGGGATCAAGGTGAGGATTAGTTTCTTGTACTCATTTTGACCTCGGCTTTCTGCTATTAATGTAATGAGTAGGTGTGCACCttgaggatttaaagtagaaatgactgATTTTCTTATATGACAGTTTAGACTTGTGATTATCTTAAGATTTTtcataagattactttttaagataagtaataaaataatcgATCCTTTCAaattgcagcctgccagtaaagtATGGCTGAGAAAATTATCTTGCTTCACTTTGTTAAGATATGTGGttgtccagatgcccctcaactgaagaatggatgcagaaattgtggtacatctacacaatggaatattactcagcaatgaaaaataaggaaatcatgaaatttgcaggtaaatggtgggatctggaaaggatcatcctgagtgagttgtcccagaagcaaaaagacacacatggtatatactcactcatatagacatacaacataggacaaacccactaaaacctgtgcatctaaagaaactaagcaagagagaggaccctaactaaaacgtccaatccccatccagaaaggcaaagaggatggacatcagaagaagaagaaaacaggaaacaacctaggaacctaccacagagggcctctgaaagccgctgcccttcagactatcaaagcagatgctgagccggatgggcaactgttgggcaggtgaacggaattttaggtaagaactgggaaatagtaagagctggagaggacagggtctccacaaggagagcaacagaacaagaaaatttgaacatagggaacttcccagagactcatactccaaccaaggactattcatggagataacctagaacccctgcacagatgtagcccagggcagttcagagtccaattgggttacatagtaatgtgaagagggactgcctctgacataatctgattggcctgctctttgatcacctccctctgaggcggggggagcagccttaccaggccacagtagaggacaatacagccacttttgatgtgaactgacagactgagatcagaaaggagaggagaacctcccctattagtggacttggggagtggcatgcaagcagagggaggaggaaggggcttatggggggatgcagaatgaataaagtgtaattgatgaaaaattaaaaaaaaaaaagaatgaggatTAAGAagagagtaataactgctcagttattgttctgtgaagcttattaataaaaaatataaatgtctcaaaaaaaaaagatatgtggTTGTTTGGAAATAATTCGTTTTTCACATTTGTATTTCACCCATAATACATACAACATTTGATCATATGGGGGTATTGGAGAACATGTTTTTTCTACATATATTCATTGTAATCgtttacttaaagaaaaataaaatgtaccacgttgtgatttttgtactgcttgaaagattttgctgggatatataagctgtagagaaaaaataaagttgttggagCTTGCTCATTGAAGTTTGCTCCATCCacttaatatatatgtgtgtatatatgtatatatgtaaaattgATTGGGGCTTCATCATTGGTGCTTTGCTCCATccatcacatatatatatatttatatatgtacatttatacacaccctcccatatacatatatatgcatatacatacacatatacatatatattcatatatatatgtatatgtgtatgtatataaacatatatctatgtgtgtatatataaatatataaatatatgtgtgtatacatgtatatacatatatacctacatacatatatatgggggCAGCTTGGAGCTTTGCTCCACCcacaaaatgtgtgtgtatgtatgtattgtgtatgtgtgaagtTGTTGGTTTGTTGAAGCTTGCTTCATccaccaagtgtgtgtgt is a genomic window containing:
- the Znf91 gene encoding LOW QUALITY PROTEIN: zinc finger protein 91 (The sequence of the model RefSeq protein was modified relative to this genomic sequence to represent the inferred CDS: inserted 2 bases in 1 codon); the protein is MHERTHTGEIPYECKQCGKALRSHSSLQRHKIAHAGKKPYECKQCGKSFIYPYLLQTHERSHTGEKPYKCNLCSKAFSCSSFLQRHERIHTEGKPYEYKQCGKAFRGHSSLRLHARSHSGEKPYKCSICSKAFLCPSFLRRHERTHTGEKPYKCKNCSKTFRGHSALQLHERSHIGKKPYKCKICSKAFLCPSFLQRHERIHYEEKPYACKHFSCWGKPYECKQCGKSFIYPCLLQVHIRTHTGEKPYKCKQCDKAFRSLSYLRIHEGSHTEEKPYECKQCGKTLSCSSALQLHRRTHTGEKSFVCKQCGKAFRGFIYLQVHERTYTEEKPYECKQCGKTLSCSSSLQLHERTHTGENPYACKHCGRAFRGLSRLRVHEIIHTGEKPHECKLCGKAFKYHSLLQVHERTHASEKLHACKQCSKAFKSLSNLRIHEKTHSGFYECKQCGATLSSSNSLQVHERVHTGEKSYKCEQCGKTFRHLSNFQVHEKTHAEGKPYECKQCGKSFIYQYLLEKHEKSHTAEKPYKCVVFSKAFTCPSFLQGHERIHSGEKPYECVQCGKAFKGLSFLQLHKRAHAGEKHYRCTKCGKTFRCHSLLQAHERTHAGEKPYECEGCGKTFKSAGYLQIHEKTHSGFYECKQCGKIPSCSSSLQLHERTHTGEKPYECKQCDKAFRSHSSLQMHEKNHAXEKPYECKQCGKALISRSSLQRHKMAGGKRYECKQCSKSFIYPYLLQIHERSHTGEKPCECKDL
- the LOC110543673 gene encoding zinc finger protein 124-like, which codes for MTFEDVAVNFTQEEWTLLHPSQKNLYINVMLEICSNLASVGIKSEYQTIEDQYKQPEINLRNIISQSRYRGHELEEYRKKQYHSSSRTSIHTYVGTHTVLGAYEYETYSESFVSQAHVEYISKYTVENNPMSTIYVKQPLFVPAHFANMEELTPKKTLQNVNHVVQLRVL